The following DNA comes from bacterium.
TCGGCCGGCGGGCAGGCGTGCCGGTCGCAGGGATGGCAGGCGGGTCGGGTGCACAGCACGCGGTACGGTCCGAAGCTCTCGTAGGGGAACCAGATCGCGGGGTCCGTCGGACCGAAGATCGCCAGCGTGGGACGGCCACAGGCCACCGCGACGTGGGCGATGCCGCCGTCGACGGTCACGACGGCGTCCGCGCCGGCGACTGCGGCCACGACGTCGGCCAGACCCAGAACGGGCAGCCGACCGCCCGGCGCGCCCGCCGCCCACGGCCCGACCTC
Coding sequences within:
- a CDS encoding glycosyltransferase family 9 protein; its protein translation is AALAALGVDAARPYLLFAPGATWPSKAWPRASWDELRHLLAGADPRPVVELSSPGTDLEVGPWAAGAPGGRLPVLGLADVVAAVAGADAVVTVDGGIAHVAVACGRPTLAIFGPTDPAIWFPYESFGPYRVLCTRPACHPCDRHACPPAEFVCLPALTAAAVAEALPLTGGSGAGR